CCAAAGTTTTTTCTAAAATCAGGATATTCCTTAGGATCCGGATAATCAGGTAATTCAGGTTCTTCCTCAGCATTCAGGTGATAAAGATTACCGAAAAATTCATCAAAACCATGGTTTGTTGGTAAATGTTCATCCCGATCTCCCAAGTGATTTTTACCAAATTGTCCGGTTGCATACCCTTCTTCTTTAAGTAATTCAGCAATTGTAGGATCTTTTTCCGAAAGACCTTCTTTAGCTCCCGGTAATCCAACCTTACTTAATCCGGTACGGAAAACACTTTGCCCGGTAATAAAAGTAGAACGACCGGCAGTACAACTCTGTTCAGAGTAATAATCGGTAAACATCATACCCTCATTAGCTATACGGTCAATATTAGGTGTAGTATAACCTACCATACCGTGCGTGTAGGCACTTACATTAGATTGTCCGATATCATCCCCCCAAATAACGAGGATATTCGGTTTGTCTTGCGCAAAAAGCGTAATGCTTAGTAATGATATAACCATCACTAAAGCGGTTGATAATAATTTCTTCATAGATTTAATTTTAGGCTAACTAAATTACAAAAAAAAATCTATTTATCAATCTAATTGTCTGATTGTAAGTATTTTATTTTAGATTCGGTCTGACTGTTAATTTTAAAAACAGTCTTAATATTAATAATCCTATACATATACCTTATCATTGTTTATAGTAATTAAATTTCAAAATGCTTCCTGAAAACTAATATAAAACCCTTTAGTGCTTCTACCCAAACCAAAATCAAGCCTTAAACTTACTCTTGGCTGAAATTCGAGACGATATCCGATACCGAAATTGGGAGCTGCGTAAAATACCTCAGTTTCCTCGCTAAACATTGTACCTACACCAGTCCAGGTAACTAATGAATGCCGTGAAGCTTTTTTATTGAAATACAACTTGTACCTGTATTCAACAATGGTAAATGCCATAGATTTATCTCTAAGCCTACCCCATAAATAACCTCTAAGATCAAAAGGAGTCCCAAGTAAAGACATTTCTCCATATGGTACCTCGCCGACCCCAACCCTCAACATTGCCTGTATTGCCAAGACTCTACCCGGTTTTCCTACAGAAAAAAAATTGCGAACATCAATCTCATTAATATTATAATCATTATTTCCACCCAAATAATCACCATAAAATGTACTTGAATACTCCAGAAAAAAACCTGAATATGAATTTTTTGGCAGATCTCTTGAATCATATCTGGCTATAAAACCTAAGCCTGAATTAAATGGCATTTCATTATATTTTGAAAAAGATTCATCCTGCTTTACTTCAGGGCTTGCTCCAGATCCATATGTATAATTGAAATCTATATTAAGGCCGACAAACCAGTTTTTCTTTAACTCCCAAAACATACGTGAATTTATTAACCACCACTTCCTGTGATAAGAGGTTTCATCCGATTTAGCCTTATCGATAGTCTCATTAAATCCAACCCCAAAATAATGATCAGGCATTGTTTTATACCAAAATTCTCCTTCAAAAATTAATCTTTCTCCCATTAGGTAAATTATGGGGAAAGAGTTAAACACCTTTGCTCCAACCGAAGAATAAGAAAATGATAAAGGGATGGATGATCGCTTTGAATTTATGTCTCCACGATCGGTTTTAAACGACAAATACCCTCCTCCTGATAACATTATACCTAATTCCGGTGTATAACCGGGAGTAATAAAAGGAGTCAGCAGCCAACGGCCATCATCAATACTATCGGCTTTAAATACTATGAAGGGTTTCTTTTTTTCTGCAGAATCAACATTCTGGGAATAAAGCATATTATTAATCCCAAGAAAAATACAGAAAGCTAACAGAAATATTTTTCGCATTTTACATAAGAAATATTAGAAACCAATACTCTTATACAAGATAGCAAAAAAAAAGCTCCGAGGAAAACCTCAGAGCCTGATAAACAATATTTTACCTTAAAATTAACCGATAGCTACACGAGCAAATTTTGCAACTTTAAGATCTTTATCATAAGATTTTACGTAATCAGCAACTGATTGTTTGCTGTCTTTGATAAATGCCTGGTTAACCAATGTATTCTCTTTGAAGAATTTCTTGATTTTTCCTTTTGCAATATTATCTAACATTGCTTCAGGCTTACCTTCCTGACGAAGTTGATCTTTAGCTATTTCGATTTCTTTATCTATAATAGACTGATCAACACCTGTTTCATCAAGAGCAACAGGATTCATAGCAGCAGCCTGCATAGAAACATCTTTTGCAGCAACATCAGCTCCTTCTACATTTGCAGAAAGCTCAGTTAAAACAGCAATTTTATTTCCTGCGTGGATGTAAGAACCAACAAGAGCTCCTTCGAATTTGAAGAAATCTTTAATCTCAAGTTTTTCACCTACAACACCGGTTTGCTCAACTAGTTTCTCAGCAACAGTTTGTCCGGCAGCAAATTCAGAAGAAAGGTATTCTTCTAAATTAGATGCAGAAGAGTTTAGTGCAAGGTTTGCGAATTCTGTAGCCAATTTTACGAAATCATCGTTCATTGCAACAAAATCAGTCTCACAGTTCAATGATATAACAGCACCTTTTGATTTATCTTCACTTACTACAGCTATAGCAGCACCTTCTGTGTTTTCACGGTCAGCACGCTTAGCAGCAACTTTCTGTCCTTTTTTACGAAGAACTTCGATTGCTTTATCAAAATCACCTTCAGCCTCTACTAATGCCTTTTTACAGTCCATCATTCCGGCACCGGTTTGCTTTCTAAGTTTATTTACTTCAGCAGCAGTTATTTTAGCCATGATTATTATACTATTTTTGATAAGTTTTCACTTATCGTTAATCTTTTCTCAAATAAAACAGCTGAGACAAGAATAGTTCTTGTCTCAACATGTTAATCAAATATTATTTTTTTTCAGCGTCAGCCTTTTTTGCCTTCTCTGCATCAGCCTTTTTTTCTGCATCAGCAGCTTTTTTAGCTTCTTGTTCTTGCTTAGCTCTTTCGCGCTCAGCTTTTCTGTCAGTTAACCCTTCAGAAATTGCAGATGTAACGTGCCCTAAAATTACGTTAATAGATTTAGAAGCATCATCATTAGCAGGAATTGCAAAGTCAACCAACTCAGGGTTTGAGTTAGTATCAACAATTCCGAAAATAGGAATGTTTAATTTTTTGGCTTCCGCAACAGCAATGTGTTCACGTTTAATATCTACCACAAATAATGCACCCGGAAGACGAGTCATATCTGAAATAGATCCAAGGTTTTTCTCCAAATTAGCTCTTTTACGATCTATCTGTAAACGCTCTCTCTTTGAAAGAATGTTAAATGTACCATCCGTTTTCATTTTGTCGATTGACGACATTTTTTTAACTGCTTTACGGATAGTAACAAAGTTTGTTAACATACCACCTGGCCATCTCTCTGTGATGTAAGGCATGTTAATTTCCTTTACTTGTTCTGCAACAATATCTTTTGCTTGCTTTTTTGTTGCTACAAACATAATCTTACGACCTGTTGCAGCGATTTTTTTCAATGCATTTGTAGCCTCATCTAATTTGATTGCAGTTTTGTGCAAATCAATAATGTGGATACCATTGCGCTCCATAAAAATATAAGGAGCCATAGCCGGATGCCATTTTCTTGTAAGGTGTCCGAAGTGTACACCAGCATCCAATAATTCTTTAATATCTACGTTTGCCATTTCTTTTACTTTTTTTAATTAGTTTACTTTCTGTTGATTTTAGCAATAAAACTCTATAATTCAAGGTTGAAATATTCACCTGAATGTCCGTTCTATTTAGATGCTAAACTAATTCGCTATTCTACCTTGCTGCATAACGCAGACAGGTTGCGAAGCGATTCGCTTTTGCGGATTAACATGCTAAGCAACTCGCACGTTTTTCCATACAGAACAACAGGAAACAAAACTCAATAAACTGTTAACGTTTAGAGAATTGGAATTTCTTACGTGCTTTCTTCTGACCGTATTTTTTACGCTCAACTTTACGAGGATCACGTGATAACAATCCTTCTGGTTTCAAAACAGCGTGGTTTTCCTGATTTAGTTCAACCAATGCTTTTGAAATAGCCAAACGAATAGCTTCTACTTGTCCTGTAATACCTCCACCGTAAACATTTACATTTACGTCAAACTGGTTAGCTGTACCCGTAAGGTTGAAAGCCTGTTCCATCTTGT
This genomic stretch from Bacteroidota bacterium harbors:
- the tsf gene encoding translation elongation factor Ts, which translates into the protein MAKITAAEVNKLRKQTGAGMMDCKKALVEAEGDFDKAIEVLRKKGQKVAAKRADRENTEGAAIAVVSEDKSKGAVISLNCETDFVAMNDDFVKLATEFANLALNSSASNLEEYLSSEFAAGQTVAEKLVEQTGVVGEKLEIKDFFKFEGALVGSYIHAGNKIAVLTELSANVEGADVAAKDVSMQAAAMNPVALDETGVDQSIIDKEIEIAKDQLRQEGKPEAMLDNIAKGKIKKFFKENTLVNQAFIKDSKQSVADYVKSYDKDLKVAKFARVAIG
- a CDS encoding sulfatase-like hydrolase/transferase, producing MVISLLSITLFAQDKPNILVIWGDDIGQSNVSAYTHGMVGYTTPNIDRIANEGMMFTDYYSEQSCTAGRSTFITGQSVFRTGLSKVGLPGAKEGLSEKDPTIAELLKEEGYATGQFGKNHLGDRDEHLPTNHGFDEFFGNLYHLNAEEEPELPDYPDPKEYPDFRKNFG
- the rpsI gene encoding 30S ribosomal protein S9; the protein is MATIHKIGRRKTSVARIYLKEGSGSIIVNKKEYKEYFPTPTLQYKMEQAFNLTGTANQFDVNVNVYGGGITGQVEAIRLAISKALVELNQENHAVLKPEGLLSRDPRKVERKKYGQKKARKKFQFSKR
- the rpsB gene encoding 30S ribosomal protein S2; translation: MANVDIKELLDAGVHFGHLTRKWHPAMAPYIFMERNGIHIIDLHKTAIKLDEATNALKKIAATGRKIMFVATKKQAKDIVAEQVKEINMPYITERWPGGMLTNFVTIRKAVKKMSSIDKMKTDGTFNILSKRERLQIDRKRANLEKNLGSISDMTRLPGALFVVDIKREHIAVAEAKKLNIPIFGIVDTNSNPELVDFAIPANDDASKSINVILGHVTSAISEGLTDRKAERERAKQEQEAKKAADAEKKADAEKAKKADAEKK
- a CDS encoding BamA/TamA family outer membrane protein, yielding MRKIFLLAFCIFLGINNMLYSQNVDSAEKKKPFIVFKADSIDDGRWLLTPFITPGYTPELGIMLSGGGYLSFKTDRGDINSKRSSIPLSFSYSSVGAKVFNSFPIIYLMGERLIFEGEFWYKTMPDHYFGVGFNETIDKAKSDETSYHRKWWLINSRMFWELKKNWFVGLNIDFNYTYGSGASPEVKQDESFSKYNEMPFNSGLGFIARYDSRDLPKNSYSGFFLEYSSTFYGDYLGGNNDYNINEIDVRNFFSVGKPGRVLAIQAMLRVGVGEVPYGEMSLLGTPFDLRGYLWGRLRDKSMAFTIVEYRYKLYFNKKASRHSLVTWTGVGTMFSEETEVFYAAPNFGIGYRLEFQPRVSLRLDFGLGRSTKGFYISFQEAF